One window from the genome of Rhodopirellula halodulae encodes:
- the uvrA gene encoding excinuclease ABC subunit UvrA, with amino-acid sequence MDKLQREITVKGAREHNLRDVDLTLTRGELICFSGVSGSGKSSLAFDTLYAEGQRRYVESLSNSARQFMGQMPKPDVDLVTGLSPSISISQKSTGNNPRSTVGTITEIYDFLRVLYARVGTGYCPSCHVEITAQTTDNIVSRLVEMVDEGWHPDGEGIDENAVAEDGTLWVMASLIRGQKGEFRDLFEDLRKQGFNRARVDGETFRLSDPPPLDRTRRHDVEVIVDRIVAGQADRTRLNEAVELALKLGESSLIASVGPDNGEDVPPVRHDRLFSSKYACGSCGRSFRSPTPQLFSFNSPQGMCESCDGIGRLYTFVPELLIPDESISVRKGAIALLGKWGDLGRYRRHIYRGVADAMDAELDLEPGTMLETRWDKLPEMARHIWLWGADESMQFTWRGGKKAKKYVGSFDGFIPELLDRYRTSRNKMQLRQFEKYMSTMDCPDCHGQRLNDQARSVRIATGSETLADQLSKSLPELCELSIAQLAEFFSDIPLSETDSRIAGEALKEIRGRIGFLLGVGLEYLTLGRTAPTLSGGESQRIRLAGQIGSGLSGVLYILDEPSIGLHPRDNDRLITTLTRLRDAGNTLIVVEHDEDTMRAADTIVDFGPGPGVKGGHIVAAGSVEDLHRSKKSVTGAFLSGERAITPSEKLREIDPEKQLTIRGARFHNLKNIDVSIPLGVVTCVTGVSGSGKSSLIGGIVEPALRNALNGAEVEVGDHDAIEGLEHLDKTIAIDQSPIGRTPRSNPATYVKVFDEIRNLFAKLPEAKARGYTVGRFSFNVDGGRCAACDGNGATKLEMDFLADIWVTCPVCQGQRYNRETLSVQFKGKSIADVLNMDISEALELFQNIPKIAEKLQTLVDVGLEYLKLGQPSPTLSGGEAQRIKLSRELSRRDTGKTLYVLDEPTTGLHFADIDLLLGVINRLADRGNTIVIVEHNLDVIKTADWVVDIGVEGGAGGGTVVASGRPKEVAKVDESYTGAAIAEVLGVKRKRAKKKGKAIRDIVAPPAKSRTHVVVEGAGEHNLKSVDIAVPRDAMTVFCGPSGSGKSSLAMDTIYAEGQRRYVESLSSYARQFIGQVQKPKAERIEGLSPAVALEQKNLGHSPRSTVGTVTEIYDYLRILYSKLGTMHCPDCLVPVGTQTPDQIIDKVMSLPEGTRALLLAPIEVQSGEASLSTWQSYRAMGFSRVRIDGETVDLDDAKALDPRRLHLVQIVVDRIKISPDEQSRISDSVEQALSLGVGVLDVALADSDQPERDWHMLRHSQHLVCESCGRSFSQLTPHHFSFNSAIGWCSGCEGLGTQTGTNPAALMGTPQTTLADGAALLWPSVEHSVSLWMLRALSRTTGIPIHQPIDALTVSQRRILFHGLGSRWIEVRQGDTSDGKSSGSSGDEAVRDHFGEGNVLFRYQFKGFYPALEEASRLTPGLRMRLEAFVAEIDCSVCDGSRLRDDSAAVRFRDFTIGDLVHMPLDRLSEEVLSWKLDRRESKIAGELVREIQSRVQFLRDVGLDYLTLHRGAPTLSGGEAQRIRLASQLGSGLCGVLYVLDEPTIGLHPRDNRRLLAALHRLRDQGNTLLVVEHDHDVIAGSDYLCDFGPRAGRHGGQVVAQGEPTKVEPAEVSVTAPYLSGEKKIELPPSRRPVYSESGKPMVEFLQVRGARENNLQDIDVDIPLGVLTAITGPSGSGKSSLINDIVYPVLARRLHRAKVKPGQHDAIDGLRYVNKVIQVDQSPLGNSPSSNPATYTGVFDLIRALFAELPAARERRFTPRTFSFNVSGGRCEACEGSGQRKIEMHFLPDVWVPCDDCGARRYNEDVLEVKLHGQSIADVLEMPCGEAVDLFANYPRIARVIQTLCDVGLDYVTLGQSAPTLSGGEAQRVKLAAELARPSTGHTIYLLDEPTTGLHFGDIEKLLVVMQRLVELGNSVIVIEHNLDVIKCCDWLIDIGPGAGVHGGQVVFSGTPEGLAAKADARNRDSDEWVSATAPFMAEALSGARTMDSPEWHESDASERVDSRHAMSVSAHSKKNVAASKQATAVASSTVNEPVMTQQEISSTQPTTVASVGGSMQPWRVLGRRWHTLPKGFPGDASPQWSFELVDRLLEMLGNVAGESAVEYPAPDRVAVRLESGGSTPELPTWAELETKVADHVRLTLSGPRSAIDLDQLLSLDVLQSRSDTGTLDLSDAERVTLTFHLTEVDHARSRKLKTFLKTHLDRTRSLT; translated from the coding sequence GTGGACAAGTTGCAACGGGAAATCACCGTCAAAGGCGCTCGCGAACACAATCTCCGCGACGTCGACTTGACGCTCACGCGGGGTGAGTTGATTTGTTTCTCGGGGGTATCGGGAAGTGGAAAGAGTTCGCTCGCGTTTGACACGCTCTACGCCGAGGGGCAACGTCGCTACGTCGAAAGCCTGAGCAATTCCGCTCGGCAATTCATGGGGCAGATGCCCAAGCCTGATGTCGATTTGGTCACCGGACTCAGCCCGTCCATTTCGATCAGTCAAAAATCGACCGGCAACAACCCTCGCAGTACCGTCGGCACGATCACCGAGATCTACGATTTCTTAAGGGTCTTGTACGCCCGAGTCGGGACGGGTTATTGCCCGAGTTGTCACGTCGAAATCACCGCCCAGACCACGGACAACATTGTCAGTCGCTTGGTCGAAATGGTCGACGAGGGTTGGCACCCGGATGGCGAAGGTATTGACGAAAATGCGGTCGCGGAAGACGGCACGCTGTGGGTGATGGCCTCGCTGATTCGCGGGCAAAAAGGTGAGTTTCGAGATCTGTTTGAGGATTTGCGAAAGCAGGGATTCAACCGTGCTCGGGTTGACGGTGAAACCTTTCGATTGAGCGATCCGCCTCCGTTGGATCGTACGCGGCGGCACGATGTCGAAGTCATCGTGGATCGTATCGTCGCTGGACAAGCGGACCGGACGCGACTCAATGAAGCCGTTGAATTGGCTTTGAAATTGGGCGAATCGTCATTAATCGCTTCGGTGGGGCCGGACAACGGCGAAGACGTGCCGCCCGTTCGACACGATCGTTTGTTCTCATCGAAGTACGCGTGTGGAAGTTGCGGTCGAAGCTTTCGTTCGCCGACACCGCAACTGTTCAGTTTCAACAGCCCACAAGGCATGTGCGAATCGTGTGACGGGATCGGCCGTCTGTACACGTTCGTGCCGGAATTGCTAATTCCGGATGAGTCCATTTCGGTTCGAAAAGGTGCGATTGCTCTGCTCGGCAAGTGGGGCGACCTCGGTCGGTACCGTCGCCACATCTATCGTGGTGTCGCGGATGCGATGGATGCGGAGTTGGACCTGGAACCCGGCACGATGTTGGAGACTCGCTGGGACAAACTGCCGGAGATGGCGCGGCATATTTGGCTGTGGGGTGCGGATGAATCCATGCAGTTCACTTGGCGTGGTGGGAAGAAGGCGAAGAAGTACGTCGGTAGCTTTGATGGTTTCATTCCTGAACTGCTGGATCGCTATCGAACCAGTCGCAACAAGATGCAGTTGCGGCAATTTGAAAAGTACATGAGCACGATGGACTGTCCGGATTGCCACGGACAGCGACTGAATGACCAAGCTCGCTCCGTCAGGATCGCGACGGGATCGGAAACGCTTGCGGATCAACTTAGCAAGTCTTTGCCCGAGTTGTGCGAGCTGTCGATTGCTCAGCTCGCGGAGTTCTTTTCTGACATTCCTCTTTCCGAGACGGATTCGCGAATTGCTGGAGAGGCTCTTAAAGAGATCCGTGGACGCATTGGCTTTCTGTTGGGTGTCGGGTTGGAGTATCTGACGTTGGGGCGAACGGCACCGACGTTGTCCGGCGGTGAATCGCAACGCATTCGCTTGGCGGGCCAGATCGGGTCAGGCTTGTCCGGTGTGCTCTACATCCTGGACGAGCCGTCGATCGGTTTGCATCCACGTGACAACGATCGTTTGATCACCACGTTGACGCGACTGCGAGATGCGGGCAACACGTTGATCGTGGTCGAGCATGACGAAGACACGATGCGGGCGGCTGACACGATCGTCGACTTTGGTCCGGGGCCGGGCGTGAAGGGCGGACACATCGTGGCCGCCGGTTCCGTCGAAGATTTACACCGTTCGAAAAAGAGTGTTACCGGCGCCTTTCTGTCCGGTGAGCGGGCCATCACACCGAGCGAAAAGCTGCGTGAGATCGATCCTGAGAAACAGCTCACCATTCGGGGTGCTCGGTTCCACAACCTGAAGAACATTGATGTTTCGATCCCGTTGGGGGTGGTGACATGCGTAACCGGTGTCTCGGGCAGCGGTAAGAGTTCGTTGATCGGCGGGATCGTCGAGCCTGCGCTTCGTAATGCACTGAATGGTGCGGAAGTCGAGGTCGGCGACCACGATGCGATCGAGGGACTGGAGCACCTGGACAAAACGATCGCCATTGATCAGTCGCCCATCGGCCGCACGCCGCGCAGCAACCCGGCGACTTATGTCAAAGTGTTCGACGAGATTCGAAATCTGTTCGCGAAATTGCCGGAGGCGAAGGCCCGTGGATACACCGTTGGGCGTTTTAGCTTCAACGTGGACGGAGGACGCTGCGCCGCTTGCGATGGGAACGGTGCGACCAAGCTCGAGATGGATTTCTTGGCGGATATCTGGGTGACCTGTCCGGTTTGCCAGGGCCAACGCTACAACCGCGAAACGTTGTCGGTCCAATTCAAAGGCAAATCGATCGCGGATGTTCTCAACATGGATATCTCGGAGGCTTTGGAGCTGTTCCAAAACATTCCGAAGATCGCCGAGAAACTTCAGACGTTGGTCGATGTGGGGTTGGAGTATCTGAAGCTCGGGCAACCCTCGCCGACGCTTTCGGGCGGCGAAGCCCAACGCATCAAGCTTTCGCGGGAACTCAGTCGACGCGACACGGGCAAGACCCTGTACGTGTTGGATGAACCCACGACCGGCTTGCACTTTGCCGATATCGATTTGTTGTTGGGAGTGATCAATCGTTTGGCGGACCGCGGCAATACGATTGTGATCGTCGAGCACAATCTGGACGTGATCAAAACCGCCGATTGGGTTGTCGACATTGGCGTGGAAGGCGGCGCGGGCGGCGGAACCGTGGTCGCATCGGGGCGGCCGAAAGAAGTCGCCAAGGTGGACGAAAGCTACACCGGTGCGGCGATCGCAGAAGTGCTGGGCGTCAAACGCAAACGAGCGAAGAAGAAAGGGAAAGCGATCCGTGACATCGTTGCTCCACCCGCGAAATCACGGACGCATGTCGTCGTCGAAGGTGCTGGCGAGCACAATTTGAAGTCGGTCGACATCGCGGTCCCGCGAGACGCCATGACGGTTTTTTGCGGCCCCAGCGGCAGCGGGAAGAGTTCGCTGGCGATGGACACAATCTACGCCGAGGGGCAGCGACGTTATGTCGAATCGCTGTCCAGCTATGCGAGGCAATTCATCGGTCAGGTGCAAAAACCAAAGGCCGAACGAATCGAGGGTCTCTCACCCGCGGTGGCTTTGGAACAGAAAAACCTGGGGCATTCCCCGCGAAGTACCGTGGGGACGGTGACCGAGATCTATGACTACCTGCGGATCTTGTACAGCAAGCTCGGGACCATGCACTGCCCGGATTGTTTGGTGCCGGTCGGAACGCAGACACCGGATCAAATCATCGACAAAGTGATGTCGTTGCCCGAAGGCACGCGTGCGTTGTTGCTGGCACCGATTGAGGTGCAGTCGGGCGAGGCTTCGCTGAGCACATGGCAAAGCTACCGAGCCATGGGCTTTTCTCGCGTTCGCATTGATGGCGAGACAGTCGATTTGGACGATGCCAAAGCGCTCGATCCGCGACGTTTGCATTTGGTTCAGATTGTCGTTGACCGGATCAAAATTTCGCCGGACGAACAATCGCGAATCAGTGATAGCGTCGAGCAAGCGTTGTCCTTAGGAGTGGGCGTTCTCGATGTGGCTCTGGCGGATTCGGATCAGCCCGAACGTGATTGGCACATGCTGCGGCATAGCCAGCATCTCGTGTGTGAGTCGTGCGGGCGTTCGTTCTCTCAACTAACCCCACACCATTTCTCGTTCAATTCCGCGATCGGTTGGTGTTCTGGGTGTGAAGGTTTGGGGACTCAAACGGGAACCAACCCAGCGGCCTTGATGGGGACTCCGCAGACCACGTTGGCTGATGGTGCCGCATTACTGTGGCCGTCGGTCGAACATTCGGTCAGTTTGTGGATGTTGCGTGCTTTGTCACGGACAACCGGCATTCCTATTCATCAGCCCATCGATGCTTTGACGGTTTCGCAGCGTCGTATCCTTTTCCATGGTTTGGGGTCGCGTTGGATCGAAGTTCGACAAGGCGATACCTCGGATGGGAAGTCGTCAGGAAGTTCTGGCGACGAAGCCGTGCGGGATCACTTTGGTGAAGGCAATGTGCTGTTCCGCTACCAGTTCAAAGGGTTTTATCCGGCGTTGGAAGAAGCGTCGCGATTGACGCCTGGATTGCGCATGCGGTTGGAAGCGTTCGTGGCGGAGATTGATTGCTCGGTGTGTGATGGATCGCGTTTGCGAGACGATTCGGCGGCGGTGCGATTTCGTGACTTCACAATCGGCGACCTCGTTCACATGCCGCTGGATCGATTGTCGGAGGAAGTGCTGTCGTGGAAGCTCGACCGTCGTGAATCCAAGATCGCCGGCGAGTTGGTTCGTGAGATCCAATCACGGGTGCAATTTTTGCGTGATGTTGGACTGGACTACCTCACGCTGCATCGTGGCGCGCCGACGTTGTCGGGTGGGGAGGCTCAGCGAATCCGATTGGCGTCGCAATTAGGCAGCGGTCTGTGCGGTGTATTGTATGTGCTCGATGAGCCGACGATTGGTTTGCATCCACGGGACAATCGTCGGTTGTTGGCGGCACTGCATCGCTTACGCGACCAAGGCAACACGTTATTAGTGGTGGAACATGATCATGATGTGATCGCGGGCAGTGACTACCTGTGTGACTTTGGGCCTCGCGCTGGTCGGCATGGTGGCCAAGTGGTTGCTCAAGGCGAGCCGACAAAGGTCGAGCCGGCGGAGGTGTCGGTGACAGCGCCTTACTTGAGCGGTGAAAAGAAGATTGAGCTGCCTCCGTCACGACGTCCGGTGTACTCGGAATCGGGCAAACCGATGGTCGAGTTCTTGCAAGTCCGCGGGGCTCGTGAGAACAACCTGCAAGATATCGATGTCGACATTCCGTTGGGCGTGTTGACGGCGATCACCGGCCCCAGTGGAAGCGGAAAAAGCTCGCTAATCAACGACATCGTGTATCCCGTGTTGGCTCGCCGGCTTCATCGAGCCAAGGTGAAACCGGGGCAGCATGACGCGATTGATGGTCTGCGTTATGTGAACAAAGTCATCCAAGTCGACCAATCACCGCTGGGCAATTCGCCTAGCAGCAACCCGGCGACTTACACCGGCGTTTTTGATCTGATTCGGGCTCTCTTTGCAGAATTGCCTGCGGCGAGAGAACGTCGGTTCACACCGCGGACGTTCAGCTTCAATGTGTCCGGAGGTCGGTGCGAGGCATGCGAAGGCAGCGGCCAACGCAAGATTGAAATGCACTTTCTGCCGGACGTTTGGGTGCCGTGCGATGATTGCGGGGCGCGGCGTTACAACGAAGATGTCTTGGAGGTGAAACTGCATGGGCAGTCCATCGCGGACGTGTTGGAAATGCCCTGCGGTGAAGCGGTCGACCTGTTTGCGAATTATCCAAGGATCGCTCGAGTGATCCAAACACTGTGCGACGTGGGGCTCGACTACGTCACGCTGGGGCAATCAGCACCGACGCTATCTGGTGGCGAGGCTCAACGGGTGAAGTTGGCTGCTGAGTTGGCTCGTCCGTCGACCGGGCACACGATCTATTTGTTGGATGAACCTACCACTGGTTTGCACTTCGGCGACATTGAGAAACTGTTGGTGGTGATGCAGCGATTGGTCGAACTCGGCAACTCGGTGATCGTGATCGAGCACAACTTGGATGTGATCAAGTGTTGCGACTGGTTGATCGACATTGGACCTGGGGCGGGCGTGCACGGTGGTCAAGTCGTCTTTTCCGGCACACCGGAAGGCTTGGCAGCCAAGGCCGATGCGAGGAACCGAGATTCGGATGAATGGGTTTCCGCAACGGCTCCGTTCATGGCGGAAGCCTTGAGTGGCGCTCGCACGATGGATTCGCCGGAGTGGCACGAATCGGACGCCAGCGAACGAGTGGATTCGCGTCACGCGATGAGCGTATCGGCTCATTCGAAGAAGAACGTTGCTGCTTCGAAACAAGCAACTGCGGTGGCATCGTCGACGGTCAACGAACCCGTGATGACACAGCAAGAAATCTCTTCAACGCAGCCGACCACTGTCGCATCCGTCGGTGGGTCGATGCAACCTTGGCGAGTGCTCGGTCGCCGGTGGCACACGCTACCTAAAGGCTTTCCGGGAGATGCTTCGCCTCAATGGTCATTTGAGTTGGTCGACCGATTGTTGGAAATGCTCGGCAATGTCGCTGGGGAAAGCGCAGTCGAGTACCCTGCCCCGGATCGAGTCGCGGTTCGGTTAGAATCTGGCGGCTCCACTCCTGAATTGCCCACCTGGGCCGAGTTGGAGACGAAAGTTGCGGACCATGTACGTTTGACGTTGAGCGGCCCTCGGTCAGCGATAGATCTGGACCAATTGTTGTCGCTGGATGTGTTGCAATCGCGTTCGGACACAGGCACGTTGGACCTCAGTGATGCGGAGCGAGTGACGTTGACGTTCCATTTGACGGAGGTGGATCATGCCCGGAGTCGGAAGCTGAAAACGTTCCTCAAAACCCACTTGGATCGCACTCGGTCCCTGACGTGA
- a CDS encoding tetratricopeptide repeat protein, protein MDATRQPAKQSKNRAPKREWMLSLVVGGCLTLTSTGCASRSMSLASMNPFAGKGTATVSEPNEGPSMLASAGDSVGKAASGVGQATKGAWSKTTGTVAGWFGRDAEEGSVDPLSLENEPGQLEPDVLVANGQLWESTGNLTKAMESYSQALKASPSHGAALTSVARLHFREGNHSKAAEFFQKAIAQNPNDAALYNDLGLTLGKLGQHGMAVQTLSRALQLAPGTSRYANNLASVHFESGQTEQAFKVLTANNKPAVAHFNMAFLHYKKGQNNDAQVHLQQAITHEGAATGDPATKRAVDRSREMLAQLNPGMGTMPAANIASAGPNTAGPGAAAGPVATVAAAPAHQANQKLPSYATPPSYAQSNVSQPAATQPVVPGNNSAVNYEDAETKAAEKPATEQAPATQPKAEETKDSGAELPMNFSLPE, encoded by the coding sequence ATGGACGCCACACGTCAGCCAGCAAAACAATCCAAAAACCGTGCTCCCAAACGTGAGTGGATGCTCTCGTTGGTGGTGGGCGGTTGCCTCACGCTGACTTCGACCGGTTGTGCTTCTCGATCGATGTCCTTGGCGTCGATGAATCCGTTCGCCGGAAAGGGAACGGCTACGGTGAGCGAGCCCAACGAAGGACCGAGCATGTTGGCGTCCGCCGGAGACTCGGTTGGCAAAGCCGCATCGGGTGTCGGCCAAGCGACCAAAGGTGCTTGGAGCAAAACAACCGGAACGGTTGCAGGGTGGTTCGGTCGCGATGCTGAAGAAGGCAGCGTTGATCCACTCTCGTTGGAAAACGAGCCCGGTCAACTGGAGCCGGATGTCTTGGTCGCCAACGGTCAATTGTGGGAGTCGACTGGCAACCTGACCAAAGCGATGGAAAGCTATTCGCAAGCGTTGAAAGCGTCGCCCAGTCATGGTGCGGCTTTGACCAGCGTTGCTCGATTGCATTTCCGTGAAGGCAACCATTCCAAGGCGGCCGAGTTCTTTCAAAAGGCGATCGCACAAAATCCCAACGACGCTGCGTTGTACAACGACTTGGGTTTGACGCTCGGAAAATTGGGCCAGCACGGCATGGCGGTTCAAACGTTGTCGCGAGCGTTGCAGTTGGCACCCGGAACGTCTCGCTACGCCAACAACCTGGCCAGCGTGCATTTCGAATCGGGGCAAACCGAGCAAGCCTTCAAAGTCTTGACGGCCAACAACAAGCCCGCTGTGGCGCACTTCAACATGGCGTTCTTGCACTACAAGAAGGGCCAAAACAACGACGCACAAGTTCACCTTCAACAGGCGATCACTCACGAGGGGGCCGCGACGGGCGATCCGGCGACCAAGCGGGCCGTGGATCGTTCGCGAGAAATGCTGGCTCAGTTGAACCCGGGAATGGGAACGATGCCAGCCGCAAACATTGCTTCGGCCGGTCCCAATACGGCGGGTCCAGGTGCTGCGGCAGGTCCTGTGGCGACGGTCGCGGCTGCTCCGGCACACCAAGCCAACCAAAAATTGCCTAGCTACGCGACTCCGCCCAGCTACGCTCAGTCCAACGTCAGTCAGCCCGCTGCGACACAACCGGTGGTTCCTGGCAACAACTCGGCGGTGAACTACGAGGACGCGGAGACCAAGGCAGCGGAAAAGCCAGCCACCGAGCAGGCTCCTGCCACTCAGCCGAAGGCGGAGGAAACCAAGGATAGTGGGGCCGAATTGCCGATGAACTTCAGCTTGCCCGAGTGA